Proteins encoded within one genomic window of Flavobacterium sp. NG2:
- a CDS encoding tRNA (cytidine(34)-2'-O)-methyltransferase, which yields MLNIVLVEPEIPNNTGNIGRLCVGTESRLHLIHPFGFVINDKNLKRSGLDYWVHLDVTEYQNVAEWKAQIPDLSRVFLMSSHADKSYLETEFQEGDWLVFGKESVGLSKEVLAQFENHLTIPMSNKIRSFNIANSVAFVIGEAKRQIGLK from the coding sequence ATGTTAAACATTGTTTTAGTAGAACCTGAAATCCCTAATAATACAGGAAATATAGGCAGGCTTTGTGTAGGAACTGAGAGTAGGTTACATTTGATTCATCCTTTTGGATTTGTCATCAATGATAAGAATTTGAAACGTTCTGGCTTAGATTATTGGGTGCACCTTGATGTGACGGAATACCAAAATGTAGCCGAATGGAAAGCTCAAATTCCAGATTTATCTCGAGTTTTTTTGATGAGTTCTCATGCGGACAAGTCTTATTTAGAAACCGAATTCCAAGAGGGTGATTGGTTGGTTTTTGGGAAAGAAAGTGTGGGTTTGAGTAAAGAAGTTTTGGCGCAATTCGAAAATCATCTAACCATCCCGATGTCGAATAAAATTAGGAGTTTTAATATTGCCAATTCGGTAGCTTTTGTGATAGGGGAGGCTAAGAGACAGATTGGATTGAAGTAG
- a CDS encoding pseudouridine synthase: MSHRHFILHKPYGYLSQFIYELKRKKKLLGELYDFPEGTMAIGRLDEDSEGLLLLTTDGKMSEMIRSKKVDKEYFVQVDGVITQEAIEALKKGVEIGFDGGKYITKKCDARLVTEIPDFGPRGKKIRDDRHGPTSWASITVNEGKFRQVRKMTAAVGFPTLRLVRVRIGKVHLNELKAGEVIEVNGFN, encoded by the coding sequence ATGTCCCACCGCCATTTCATCCTCCATAAACCGTACGGTTATTTAAGTCAGTTTATTTATGAGTTAAAGCGCAAGAAGAAGCTTTTGGGGGAATTGTATGATTTTCCAGAGGGCACGATGGCTATAGGTCGTTTGGATGAAGATTCAGAAGGCTTATTGTTGTTGACTACAGATGGAAAGATGAGCGAAATGATTCGGTCTAAAAAAGTGGATAAAGAATATTTTGTTCAGGTTGATGGTGTCATCACGCAAGAAGCCATTGAAGCTTTGAAAAAAGGGGTGGAAATAGGTTTTGACGGCGGGAAATATATCACCAAAAAATGTGATGCCCGATTGGTTACTGAGATACCTGATTTTGGACCCCGAGGGAAGAAGATTCGCGATGATCGTCATGGGCCTACATCATGGGCTTCGATAACGGTCAATGAAGGAAAGTTTCGTCAGGTGCGAAAAATGACTGCTGCTGTTGGGTTTCCTACCTTACGATTAGTACGAGTGCGAATAGGGAAAGTACATTTAAACGAATTGAAAGCAGGTGAAGTAATTGAAGTGAATGGATTCAATTAA
- the cas1 gene encoding type II CRISPR-associated endonuclease Cas1 has translation MLKRSILIENKASISTKNLQLIIKTELRESSIPIEDVGFLVLDHVEIYMSIPAMNLIIENNSALIICGKNHLPNGMFLNLNSHHIQQEIFKNQIEASVPLKKKLWQQTIVEKINNQGCLLQKITNQKNSFNFLATKVLSGDTSNMEGVAASQYWKVFFETNENVSKFKRERFGDYPNNLLNYGYAILRAATARALSGSGLLNTLGIHHKSKYNAFALADDIMEPFRPLVDEAVFEIMQKYNEQELNSVLKSELLQILTRTVYFKDEKSPLMVALQKTASSLQQCYTGQRKKLKYPKLWNLTDTE, from the coding sequence ATGCTCAAAAGATCCATTCTCATAGAAAACAAAGCTTCAATTTCAACCAAAAATCTTCAACTAATCATCAAAACAGAACTTCGAGAAAGCTCCATTCCTATTGAAGATGTTGGTTTCTTGGTACTCGATCATGTTGAAATTTACATGAGTATTCCAGCAATGAATTTAATAATCGAAAACAACTCCGCACTTATAATTTGTGGAAAAAATCACCTCCCTAATGGTATGTTTCTTAATCTCAACAGCCATCACATTCAACAAGAAATATTCAAAAATCAAATTGAAGCTTCAGTGCCTCTCAAGAAAAAATTATGGCAACAAACCATCGTTGAAAAAATTAATAACCAAGGGTGTCTTTTGCAAAAAATAACTAACCAAAAAAACAGTTTTAATTTTCTAGCGACTAAAGTATTGAGCGGAGATACCAGTAATATGGAAGGTGTAGCCGCTAGTCAATATTGGAAAGTATTTTTCGAAACAAACGAAAATGTCTCGAAGTTCAAACGAGAGCGTTTTGGTGATTATCCCAACAATTTACTCAATTACGGCTATGCCATTTTGAGAGCAGCTACGGCTAGAGCTTTATCAGGAAGTGGATTACTTAATACGCTAGGAATTCATCATAAAAGTAAATACAATGCATTTGCATTAGCCGATGATATCATGGAGCCTTTTCGTCCCCTTGTTGATGAAGCCGTATTTGAGATAATGCAAAAATATAACGAACAAGAACTCAACTCCGTACTTAAATCCGAATTACTTCAAATTCTAACTCGTACCGTTTATTTCAAAGACGAAAAAAGTCCTTTGATGGTGGCCTTACAAAAAACTGCTAGCTCGCTCCAACAATGTTATACAGGCCAACGAAAAAAATTAAAATACCCCAAATTATGGAACTTAACGGATACCGAATAA
- the cas2 gene encoding CRISPR-associated endonuclease Cas2 — MELNGYRIMWLFVFFDLPTETKKDRRNASQFRNNLLKDGFSMMQFSVYVRHCASSESADVHEKRIHNLLPPLGKVSVLRITDKQFGNILNFWGKAEVPKAPQPTQLELF, encoded by the coding sequence ATGGAACTTAACGGATACCGAATAATGTGGTTGTTTGTGTTTTTTGACCTCCCCACTGAAACCAAAAAAGATCGCAGAAATGCCTCGCAGTTTCGAAACAATCTTTTGAAGGATGGTTTCTCCATGATGCAATTTTCCGTCTATGTACGGCATTGTGCCAGTAGCGAAAGTGCCGATGTACATGAAAAACGAATTCACAATCTTTTACCTCCTCTAGGAAAAGTAAGCGTCTTACGAATAACCGATAAACAATTTGGAAATATTCTTAATTTTTGGGGAAAAGCCGAAGTCCCAAAAGCACCTCAACCCACTCAATTAGAATTATTTTAA